The DNA region AAATGTTTAATGGAACACCTTCTTTGTCATCTTGATACATTACTTCTAATCTAAATCCGTCAGGACTTAATTGATAAGCACCCGGTAGGGCATAAATATTTTTCATCATCAAATCCCACATTGGTATTGTAGTATTTACAATTTCGCTACGTAATAATTTTACCACTAAATTGGCAGGTGCTGTAGCCCCATCTGTAGAAAGTTCACCAACTCTAAAAACATTTTCTCCTGGAACATTAGTATCGGTGTATTCAAAAGCTACTGCTAAAATTTCACTATCGGCTAACCTTCTGTTTAAGGTAATATAACCCAATTGAGGGTCTAACGTGAAATCGATTCCTAAAATCAATTTTCTGGCATTTTCTAAAATGGTATAATCAGTACCTTGCTGATATCCTGCTAAGGTAGAGCTTACTGTAGAAATGTCTCTGATGCCGCCATTAGGAGTCAAAAGATTAGTTAGGCTATTAGCATCGTTCGAGGGGTCTTTTTCACCTGATACCGGATTCACCAAACCAGAATGAATATTGGTTGGGTCATTCTCACCCAAATCAGCTAAGGCTACTATATTGCGAACATCTTCAGTAAAATTATTTCTATTTGTGACCCAAACCTCAATTTGTGTCACTTGCTTAGAACTACTAATCAACGGAAATCTGGCCATAGATTTGTTAAAATCATCACGGAAACGTTGTGATAAAAAGAAGTGTCTATTATCATCATAATCACTGGCACTCATGTCAAATTCGGTAATGGTAGCACCACCTTCTGCGGCTACAGAACGGGTCTGAGAATTTTGCTTAGAAAACACTCCCGTTACCGTTGTTTTACCAAATTGTAATTGTGTTTTAAAACCAAAAAGGTTTTGAGCACCACTAACTAATGAATTTTGAATGGGCATACTAATATTACCTACTTCAATTTTTTGGATAATATCATCTTCGGTTGGTGTGTATTCTAATTTTATTTGGTTTTGGAAACTAAAGGTTGATTGAGTATCAAAAGCTGCATTTACTCTTAAACGTTTACCAACTGTAGCATTTAAGCTGGCACCAATTTCAGCATCAAAATCAAATGTAGTGCTTTGTCGATTGCGTTGTGACAGTTGTGGATTCTCAACTTTTTGAAACAATATGCCCATCCGAATCCCAACATACCCAGTGGGGTTTACCTCAATGGTATTGCCTCCAAAAATGTTTTCAAATAAATCTGATTTTACATAATATCTTGGTAAAAGATTTCTTTCAGCATCACTCCCTTTATTTCTACCACTAGCCGCACTTACCTTTTCTTTAAAGTAGTCTAGCATATCTTTATTTAAGCGATATTCCTTATACTCCTCTTCGGTCATATAAGAAGGATGTTTCACATAATAATCGCCCACTTTTTTTACAAAAATGTATTGTTTTTTCTCGGCATCGTAAAGAATCTCATATTCAGATAGGCCATCTAAGAAAAGGCTACCTTTTTGATCGCGTCTAAAGTTATATGGTAACTTCGGTAAGGTATCTTTTTTTAGGGTGTCAGTAGGTTTATTGACTGATTTAGTGTTAGTTACCTTGGTTGAGTCTTTTGGTTTTGGAGCAGAAGGGGGTGTTTGAGCAAAAATGTAGGTTGATGCAAAAAAGAGTACTAATAAAAATAGACTATATGTCCTTTTTAAGTTGATATTCAAAGTTTTACAAGTTTTTTAATGCTTGCTTTATGATATTTTCAAGAGTAGTATCAGGGGCTTCTTGAATTATTTTTTGTACTAATTTCTCCACTTGTTTACGCGAAAACCCAAGTACTTCTAAAGCAGATAACGCTTCATCTTTAATAGTATTGTTGTTAGAAGCAGAATCTTCTGAAATTTGGTAAGTTTTAACAATTTTATCACGTAAATCTATAATAACACGCTGTGCGGTTTTGGCTCCAATACCTTTTACAGATTGAATGGTTGCAACGTCTTCAGAGGCAATGGCATGTTGAATTTGCTCTGGAGTCATTGAAGAGAGCATGGTACGCCCAATGCTTGGACCTACACCGGAAACGGAAATCAAAAGTTTGAAAATTTCACGTTCCACTTTATCGGCAAAACCAAAAAGTGTGTGCGAGTCTTCTTTTACGTTGAGATACGTATATAATTTTAACGCTTCCGCATCGGGAATTTTGGCATAGGTATTTAAAGAAATATGCAAAAAATAACCAACTCCGTTACATTCAATTATAACATAAGTGGGATTTTTTTCTACTAGTTTTCCATTAAGATGGGTTATCATTTAGACTAAAAAGTTAGAGTTATTAATTTAATCTGTAAATGTAGTTTTTAAAATTTGAATAGCGAAAAAAATTGTTGAAACGTTAACCTGTTTAATTGTTTATGTGTGTAATAGTGGAATTGTTGGGTTTATGTTTTGATTTCTTATAGAATGAACTTATCTATTTCTGTTTATTTGAGATTATATCAGCAAGTTTAACCGCTTTGTAAGCATTTAGAATACCGCCAGATATGGAAAGGTCTGAAAACGGTACTTTTTCTCCATTTTCCAAAGTAATATCCACGTTGTATTTATCTACGGATTTATGTAGTATTTCTTTTATTTGTGAGATTGTTAAATTAGGATAATGAGATTTGATTAGTGCAATGGTTCCTGCTACCAATGGGGCAGACATAGAGCTTCCAGAAATTAATTTAGTTTCTTTTAAAACTTCCGCAGTTAAAATATCTTCACCTGGTGCAAATAAATCAATTTTATTTTTACCATAGTTTGCCCAACTCGGCTTTAATGATTTTTCAATACTTTTACCAGATGCACCAACAATTAAAAAATTAGTCAGGTTATTGTCGTTATTTGGGAATGTAGTATATTCATCAATATTCTGACCGCTATTACCTGCGGAACGCACAAAAATAACACCTTTATTTTCTGCATATTTTAATGCTTGTAGGACAATTTCATTATTAGGTGAAAAATCATTGCTTGAACTCATATTTATTACTTTAGCACCATTATCTACAGCATACCTTATAGCTTTGGCCAAGTCTTCATCGGTATGGCTACCAGTTTTTGGTGTAATAGATAAAATCATTATTTTGGTATTATCAAAATAGTTTAAAACACCTGAAACGGCAGTACCATGCCAAAGAATATTTAAAAAACTATTAACTATTCCGCTACCATAGTGAATATGATTAATTGACATTGAATTATCTTTAAGGGAGCTTCTGTCGTAATAATCTAAATTGTTAGTTCTAGAAACTTTAAAGTGAGCTTCTTCTTTATATTTTTCTGCAAAATCATCCTCCATTTTAAGACGTTTAAAACTATGCATAAACTTAATTCGTTTAAATAATTTATCATCACCCTTATATAGAAATTTTAAACTATCTAAATCTTCAAGAGTATAATTTTTGCCATAAAAAATTGAATCAACAACTTTTTTTGAAATTGGATAATTATCTCTTATAAAATATAAAAACTCTAATTCTTTTTTTGCATTTTCTAAACTATTCTTATGCGAATTCCATGCTTGCTTGTATATATCTAAGCTAATGGAATCTTTACTTTTTCTTAATAAAGTTGTATCCTTAAACTGTTTTTTAAATTGGGT from Aureibaculum sp. 2308TA14-22 includes:
- the ruvA gene encoding Holliday junction branch migration protein RuvA — translated: MITHLNGKLVEKNPTYVIIECNGVGYFLHISLNTYAKIPDAEALKLYTYLNVKEDSHTLFGFADKVEREIFKLLISVSGVGPSIGRTMLSSMTPEQIQHAIASEDVATIQSVKGIGAKTAQRVIIDLRDKIVKTYQISEDSASNNNTIKDEALSALEVLGFSRKQVEKLVQKIIQEAPDTTLENIIKQALKNL
- a CDS encoding S8 family serine peptidase, which encodes MKNIYLIAILLFASHCLAQKSDKSTNSLSGLSKEELWHLNSFELDSVPGIDLSRALNFLKDKKSRPIVIAVIDSDVDIDHSWIKDILWSNPDETSDNGLDDDGNGYIDDIHGWNYLRNKKGTRINYASSSAIRYITQFKKQFKDTTLLRKSKDSISLDIYKQAWNSHKNSLENAKKELEFLYFIRDNYPISKKVVDSIFYGKNYTLEDLDSLKFLYKGDDKLFKRIKFMHSFKRLKMEDDFAEKYKEEAHFKVSRTNNLDYYDRSSLKDNSMSINHIHYGSGIVNSFLNILWHGTAVSGVLNYFDNTKIMILSITPKTGSHTDEDLAKAIRYAVDNGAKVINMSSSNDFSPNNEIVLQALKYAENKGVIFVRSAGNSGQNIDEYTTFPNNDNNLTNFLIVGASGKSIEKSLKPSWANYGKNKIDLFAPGEDILTAEVLKETKLISGSSMSAPLVAGTIALIKSHYPNLTISQIKEILHKSVDKYNVDITLENGEKVPFSDLSISGGILNAYKAVKLADIISNKQK